From one Felis catus isolate Fca126 chromosome E2, F.catus_Fca126_mat1.0, whole genome shotgun sequence genomic stretch:
- the ZNF599 gene encoding zinc finger protein 599 isoform X2 has product MEQFVCLATGGKLSQAKALVSFEDVAVTFTGEEWRQLDLAQRTLYQEVMLETCGLLVSLGHPVPKPELIYPLEPGQELWTGKRGVSKSTCTGEKAKPETTEFTASQLAFTEEAPFEEQMTQGASRDSRLGQARDREKLSEMQEGNLRPGTDPHEETCPRKLSHKHDDLETDDSLCLTILQERVTIQDDLHEHDCQGPRKDPVTDARNNLYKCKECGKGFSKNWALVRHQQIHAGVKPYKCSECGKACRYMADFIRHTRFHTGEKPYKCVECGKAFKRRSHLTEHQRIHTGDKPYECKECGKAFTHRSSFIQHNMTHTREKPFLCKECGKAFYYSSSFAQHMRIHTGKKLYECSECGKAFTHRSTFIQHNMTHTGEKPFLCKECGKAFCLNSSFIQHMRIHTGEKPYACSECGKAFTHRSTFVRHKRTHTGEKPFQCKECGKAFCDSSSLIQHMRIHTGERPYECSECGKAFTHHSVFIRHNRTHTGEKPLECKQCAKAFYYSSSFTRHMRIHTGEKPYVCRECGKAFTQPANFVRHNRIHTGEKPYECKDCKKAFCDNFALTQHTRTHTGEKPFECGVCGKTFSHSSSFTHHRKIHTRV; this is encoded by the exons ATGGAACAGTTTGTATGTCTGGCAACCGGTGGAAAGTTATCCCAGGCAAAG GCATTAGTGTCATTCGAAGACGTGGCTGTGACCTTCACTGGAGAGGAATGGAGACAACTGGATCTGGCCCAGAGGACCTTATACCAGGAGGTGATGCTGGAGACCTGTGGGCTCCTGGTCTCACTGG GACATCCTGTTCCCAAACCAGAACTGATCTACCCACTGGAGCCTGGGCAAGAACTATGGACAGGGAAGAGAGGCGTCTCCAAAAGCACCTGTACAG GTGAAAAAGCAAAACCTGAGACCACAGAGTTTACTGCTTCTCAGCTGGCCTTCACTGAGGAAGCCCCTTTTGAGGAACAAATGACACAGGGAGCCTCGAGGGATTCCAGGTTGGGGCAAGCCAGGGATCGGGAAAAGCTATCAGAAATGCAGGAAGGAAACTTGAGGCCAGGAACAGATCCCCACGAGGAGACATGCCCTAGGAAGTTGAGCCATAAACATGATGATTTGGAGACAGATGATAGTTTGTGTTTAACCATTTTACAGGAGCGAGTCACTATACAAGATGATCTACATGAACATGATTGCCAAGGACCCAGAAAAGACCCTGTGACCGATGCAAGGAATAACCTGTATAAATGCAAAGAATGCGGAAAAGGGTTTAGCAAGAATTGGGCCCTTGTTCGGCATCAACAGATTCACGCCGGAGTGAAGCCCTATAAATGCAGCGAATGTGGGAAAGCCTGTCGTTATATGGCCGACTTCATTCGACATACGAGGTTTCATACTGGGGAAAAACCATACAAGTGTGTggagtgtgggaaggccttcaAACGCAGGTCTCACCTCACAGAGCACCAGCGCATTCACACCGGAGATAAGCCCTATGAGTGCAAAGAATGCGGTAAAGCTTTCACCCACCGCTCCTCTTTTATCCAGCATAATATGACGCACACTAGAGAAAAGCCCTTTTTGTGcaaagaatgtgggaaagccttctaCTACAGCTCTTCCTTTGCTCAACACATGAGGATTCACACTGGAAAGAAACTCtatgagtgcagtgaatgtggaaaGGCCTTTACTCACCGCTCCACTTTTATCCAGCATAATATGACCCACACAGGAGAAAAACCCTTTCTGTGCAAAGAATGTGGAAAAGCTTTTTGCCTCAACTCATCCTTTATTCAACACATGAggattcacactggagagaaaccctatgcgTGCAGTGAATGTGGAAAGGCCTTCACTCACCGCTCCACTTTTGTCCGGCATAAGAGGactcatactggagagaagcccTTTCAATGCAaggagtgtgggaaagccttttgTGATAGCTCTTCTTTAATTCAGCACATGAGGATTCACACTGGTGAGAGGCCCTACGAATGCAGTGAATGTGGAAAGGCCTTTACACACCACTCGGTTTTTATCCGACATAATAGAACCCACACTGGAGAAAAACCCTTGGAGTGTAAACagtgtgcaaaagctttttactaTAGTTCTTCCTTTACTCGACACATGAGGATTCACACTGGCGAAAAGCCCTATGTATGCAGAGAATGCGGGAAGGCCTTTACCCAACCGGCAAATTTTGTTCGTCATAATAGGATCCACACTGGAGAAAAACCATATGAATGCAAAGACTGTAAGAAGGCCTTTTGTGACAACTTTGCCTTAACTCAACACACGAgaactcacactggagagaaacccttcGAATGTGGTGTATGTGGAAAAACCTTCAGCCACAGTTCATCCTTTACTCACCATCGAAAAATTCATACCAGAGTGTAA
- the ZNF599 gene encoding zinc finger protein 599 isoform X3 — protein sequence MDKNDVCVRILHLGKKALVSFEDVAVTFTGEEWRQLDLAQRTLYQEVMLETCGLLVSLGHPVPKPELIYPLEPGQELWTGKRGVSKSTCTGEKAKPETTEFTASQLAFTEEAPFEEQMTQGASRDSRLGQARDREKLSEMQEGNLRPGTDPHEETCPRKLSHKHDDLETDDSLCLTILQERVTIQDDLHEHDCQGPRKDPVTDARNNLYKCKECGKGFSKNWALVRHQQIHAGVKPYKCSECGKACRYMADFIRHTRFHTGEKPYKCVECGKAFKRRSHLTEHQRIHTGDKPYECKECGKAFTHRSSFIQHNMTHTREKPFLCKECGKAFYYSSSFAQHMRIHTGKKLYECSECGKAFTHRSTFIQHNMTHTGEKPFLCKECGKAFCLNSSFIQHMRIHTGEKPYACSECGKAFTHRSTFVRHKRTHTGEKPFQCKECGKAFCDSSSLIQHMRIHTGERPYECSECGKAFTHHSVFIRHNRTHTGEKPLECKQCAKAFYYSSSFTRHMRIHTGEKPYVCRECGKAFTQPANFVRHNRIHTGEKPYECKDCKKAFCDNFALTQHTRTHTGEKPFECGVCGKTFSHSSSFTHHRKIHTRV from the exons ATGGACAAGAACGACGTATGTGTAAGGATATTACATCTGGGAAAGAAG GCATTAGTGTCATTCGAAGACGTGGCTGTGACCTTCACTGGAGAGGAATGGAGACAACTGGATCTGGCCCAGAGGACCTTATACCAGGAGGTGATGCTGGAGACCTGTGGGCTCCTGGTCTCACTGG GACATCCTGTTCCCAAACCAGAACTGATCTACCCACTGGAGCCTGGGCAAGAACTATGGACAGGGAAGAGAGGCGTCTCCAAAAGCACCTGTACAG GTGAAAAAGCAAAACCTGAGACCACAGAGTTTACTGCTTCTCAGCTGGCCTTCACTGAGGAAGCCCCTTTTGAGGAACAAATGACACAGGGAGCCTCGAGGGATTCCAGGTTGGGGCAAGCCAGGGATCGGGAAAAGCTATCAGAAATGCAGGAAGGAAACTTGAGGCCAGGAACAGATCCCCACGAGGAGACATGCCCTAGGAAGTTGAGCCATAAACATGATGATTTGGAGACAGATGATAGTTTGTGTTTAACCATTTTACAGGAGCGAGTCACTATACAAGATGATCTACATGAACATGATTGCCAAGGACCCAGAAAAGACCCTGTGACCGATGCAAGGAATAACCTGTATAAATGCAAAGAATGCGGAAAAGGGTTTAGCAAGAATTGGGCCCTTGTTCGGCATCAACAGATTCACGCCGGAGTGAAGCCCTATAAATGCAGCGAATGTGGGAAAGCCTGTCGTTATATGGCCGACTTCATTCGACATACGAGGTTTCATACTGGGGAAAAACCATACAAGTGTGTggagtgtgggaaggccttcaAACGCAGGTCTCACCTCACAGAGCACCAGCGCATTCACACCGGAGATAAGCCCTATGAGTGCAAAGAATGCGGTAAAGCTTTCACCCACCGCTCCTCTTTTATCCAGCATAATATGACGCACACTAGAGAAAAGCCCTTTTTGTGcaaagaatgtgggaaagccttctaCTACAGCTCTTCCTTTGCTCAACACATGAGGATTCACACTGGAAAGAAACTCtatgagtgcagtgaatgtggaaaGGCCTTTACTCACCGCTCCACTTTTATCCAGCATAATATGACCCACACAGGAGAAAAACCCTTTCTGTGCAAAGAATGTGGAAAAGCTTTTTGCCTCAACTCATCCTTTATTCAACACATGAggattcacactggagagaaaccctatgcgTGCAGTGAATGTGGAAAGGCCTTCACTCACCGCTCCACTTTTGTCCGGCATAAGAGGactcatactggagagaagcccTTTCAATGCAaggagtgtgggaaagccttttgTGATAGCTCTTCTTTAATTCAGCACATGAGGATTCACACTGGTGAGAGGCCCTACGAATGCAGTGAATGTGGAAAGGCCTTTACACACCACTCGGTTTTTATCCGACATAATAGAACCCACACTGGAGAAAAACCCTTGGAGTGTAAACagtgtgcaaaagctttttactaTAGTTCTTCCTTTACTCGACACATGAGGATTCACACTGGCGAAAAGCCCTATGTATGCAGAGAATGCGGGAAGGCCTTTACCCAACCGGCAAATTTTGTTCGTCATAATAGGATCCACACTGGAGAAAAACCATATGAATGCAAAGACTGTAAGAAGGCCTTTTGTGACAACTTTGCCTTAACTCAACACACGAgaactcacactggagagaaacccttcGAATGTGGTGTATGTGGAAAAACCTTCAGCCACAGTTCATCCTTTACTCACCATCGAAAAATTCATACCAGAGTGTAA
- the ZNF599 gene encoding zinc finger protein 599 isoform X4 — translation MAAPALALVSFEDVAVTFTGEEWRQLDLAQRTLYQEVMLETCGLLVSLGHPVPKPELIYPLEPGQELWTGKRGVSKSTCTGEKAKPETTEFTASQLAFTEEAPFEEQMTQGASRDSRLGQARDREKLSEMQEGNLRPGTDPHEETCPRKLSHKHDDLETDDSLCLTILQERVTIQDDLHEHDCQGPRKDPVTDARNNLYKCKECGKGFSKNWALVRHQQIHAGVKPYKCSECGKACRYMADFIRHTRFHTGEKPYKCVECGKAFKRRSHLTEHQRIHTGDKPYECKECGKAFTHRSSFIQHNMTHTREKPFLCKECGKAFYYSSSFAQHMRIHTGKKLYECSECGKAFTHRSTFIQHNMTHTGEKPFLCKECGKAFCLNSSFIQHMRIHTGEKPYACSECGKAFTHRSTFVRHKRTHTGEKPFQCKECGKAFCDSSSLIQHMRIHTGERPYECSECGKAFTHHSVFIRHNRTHTGEKPLECKQCAKAFYYSSSFTRHMRIHTGEKPYVCRECGKAFTQPANFVRHNRIHTGEKPYECKDCKKAFCDNFALTQHTRTHTGEKPFECGVCGKTFSHSSSFTHHRKIHTRV, via the exons ATGGCGGCGCCGGCGCTG GCATTAGTGTCATTCGAAGACGTGGCTGTGACCTTCACTGGAGAGGAATGGAGACAACTGGATCTGGCCCAGAGGACCTTATACCAGGAGGTGATGCTGGAGACCTGTGGGCTCCTGGTCTCACTGG GACATCCTGTTCCCAAACCAGAACTGATCTACCCACTGGAGCCTGGGCAAGAACTATGGACAGGGAAGAGAGGCGTCTCCAAAAGCACCTGTACAG GTGAAAAAGCAAAACCTGAGACCACAGAGTTTACTGCTTCTCAGCTGGCCTTCACTGAGGAAGCCCCTTTTGAGGAACAAATGACACAGGGAGCCTCGAGGGATTCCAGGTTGGGGCAAGCCAGGGATCGGGAAAAGCTATCAGAAATGCAGGAAGGAAACTTGAGGCCAGGAACAGATCCCCACGAGGAGACATGCCCTAGGAAGTTGAGCCATAAACATGATGATTTGGAGACAGATGATAGTTTGTGTTTAACCATTTTACAGGAGCGAGTCACTATACAAGATGATCTACATGAACATGATTGCCAAGGACCCAGAAAAGACCCTGTGACCGATGCAAGGAATAACCTGTATAAATGCAAAGAATGCGGAAAAGGGTTTAGCAAGAATTGGGCCCTTGTTCGGCATCAACAGATTCACGCCGGAGTGAAGCCCTATAAATGCAGCGAATGTGGGAAAGCCTGTCGTTATATGGCCGACTTCATTCGACATACGAGGTTTCATACTGGGGAAAAACCATACAAGTGTGTggagtgtgggaaggccttcaAACGCAGGTCTCACCTCACAGAGCACCAGCGCATTCACACCGGAGATAAGCCCTATGAGTGCAAAGAATGCGGTAAAGCTTTCACCCACCGCTCCTCTTTTATCCAGCATAATATGACGCACACTAGAGAAAAGCCCTTTTTGTGcaaagaatgtgggaaagccttctaCTACAGCTCTTCCTTTGCTCAACACATGAGGATTCACACTGGAAAGAAACTCtatgagtgcagtgaatgtggaaaGGCCTTTACTCACCGCTCCACTTTTATCCAGCATAATATGACCCACACAGGAGAAAAACCCTTTCTGTGCAAAGAATGTGGAAAAGCTTTTTGCCTCAACTCATCCTTTATTCAACACATGAggattcacactggagagaaaccctatgcgTGCAGTGAATGTGGAAAGGCCTTCACTCACCGCTCCACTTTTGTCCGGCATAAGAGGactcatactggagagaagcccTTTCAATGCAaggagtgtgggaaagccttttgTGATAGCTCTTCTTTAATTCAGCACATGAGGATTCACACTGGTGAGAGGCCCTACGAATGCAGTGAATGTGGAAAGGCCTTTACACACCACTCGGTTTTTATCCGACATAATAGAACCCACACTGGAGAAAAACCCTTGGAGTGTAAACagtgtgcaaaagctttttactaTAGTTCTTCCTTTACTCGACACATGAGGATTCACACTGGCGAAAAGCCCTATGTATGCAGAGAATGCGGGAAGGCCTTTACCCAACCGGCAAATTTTGTTCGTCATAATAGGATCCACACTGGAGAAAAACCATATGAATGCAAAGACTGTAAGAAGGCCTTTTGTGACAACTTTGCCTTAACTCAACACACGAgaactcacactggagagaaacccttcGAATGTGGTGTATGTGGAAAAACCTTCAGCCACAGTTCATCCTTTACTCACCATCGAAAAATTCATACCAGAGTGTAA
- the ZNF599 gene encoding zinc finger protein 599 isoform X5 encodes MLETCGLLVSLGHPVPKPELIYPLEPGQELWTGKRGVSKSTCTGEKAKPETTEFTASQLAFTEEAPFEEQMTQGASRDSRLGQARDREKLSEMQEGNLRPGTDPHEETCPRKLSHKHDDLETDDSLCLTILQERVTIQDDLHEHDCQGPRKDPVTDARNNLYKCKECGKGFSKNWALVRHQQIHAGVKPYKCSECGKACRYMADFIRHTRFHTGEKPYKCVECGKAFKRRSHLTEHQRIHTGDKPYECKECGKAFTHRSSFIQHNMTHTREKPFLCKECGKAFYYSSSFAQHMRIHTGKKLYECSECGKAFTHRSTFIQHNMTHTGEKPFLCKECGKAFCLNSSFIQHMRIHTGEKPYACSECGKAFTHRSTFVRHKRTHTGEKPFQCKECGKAFCDSSSLIQHMRIHTGERPYECSECGKAFTHHSVFIRHNRTHTGEKPLECKQCAKAFYYSSSFTRHMRIHTGEKPYVCRECGKAFTQPANFVRHNRIHTGEKPYECKDCKKAFCDNFALTQHTRTHTGEKPFECGVCGKTFSHSSSFTHHRKIHTRV; translated from the exons ATGCTGGAGACCTGTGGGCTCCTGGTCTCACTGG GACATCCTGTTCCCAAACCAGAACTGATCTACCCACTGGAGCCTGGGCAAGAACTATGGACAGGGAAGAGAGGCGTCTCCAAAAGCACCTGTACAG GTGAAAAAGCAAAACCTGAGACCACAGAGTTTACTGCTTCTCAGCTGGCCTTCACTGAGGAAGCCCCTTTTGAGGAACAAATGACACAGGGAGCCTCGAGGGATTCCAGGTTGGGGCAAGCCAGGGATCGGGAAAAGCTATCAGAAATGCAGGAAGGAAACTTGAGGCCAGGAACAGATCCCCACGAGGAGACATGCCCTAGGAAGTTGAGCCATAAACATGATGATTTGGAGACAGATGATAGTTTGTGTTTAACCATTTTACAGGAGCGAGTCACTATACAAGATGATCTACATGAACATGATTGCCAAGGACCCAGAAAAGACCCTGTGACCGATGCAAGGAATAACCTGTATAAATGCAAAGAATGCGGAAAAGGGTTTAGCAAGAATTGGGCCCTTGTTCGGCATCAACAGATTCACGCCGGAGTGAAGCCCTATAAATGCAGCGAATGTGGGAAAGCCTGTCGTTATATGGCCGACTTCATTCGACATACGAGGTTTCATACTGGGGAAAAACCATACAAGTGTGTggagtgtgggaaggccttcaAACGCAGGTCTCACCTCACAGAGCACCAGCGCATTCACACCGGAGATAAGCCCTATGAGTGCAAAGAATGCGGTAAAGCTTTCACCCACCGCTCCTCTTTTATCCAGCATAATATGACGCACACTAGAGAAAAGCCCTTTTTGTGcaaagaatgtgggaaagccttctaCTACAGCTCTTCCTTTGCTCAACACATGAGGATTCACACTGGAAAGAAACTCtatgagtgcagtgaatgtggaaaGGCCTTTACTCACCGCTCCACTTTTATCCAGCATAATATGACCCACACAGGAGAAAAACCCTTTCTGTGCAAAGAATGTGGAAAAGCTTTTTGCCTCAACTCATCCTTTATTCAACACATGAggattcacactggagagaaaccctatgcgTGCAGTGAATGTGGAAAGGCCTTCACTCACCGCTCCACTTTTGTCCGGCATAAGAGGactcatactggagagaagcccTTTCAATGCAaggagtgtgggaaagccttttgTGATAGCTCTTCTTTAATTCAGCACATGAGGATTCACACTGGTGAGAGGCCCTACGAATGCAGTGAATGTGGAAAGGCCTTTACACACCACTCGGTTTTTATCCGACATAATAGAACCCACACTGGAGAAAAACCCTTGGAGTGTAAACagtgtgcaaaagctttttactaTAGTTCTTCCTTTACTCGACACATGAGGATTCACACTGGCGAAAAGCCCTATGTATGCAGAGAATGCGGGAAGGCCTTTACCCAACCGGCAAATTTTGTTCGTCATAATAGGATCCACACTGGAGAAAAACCATATGAATGCAAAGACTGTAAGAAGGCCTTTTGTGACAACTTTGCCTTAACTCAACACACGAgaactcacactggagagaaacccttcGAATGTGGTGTATGTGGAAAAACCTTCAGCCACAGTTCATCCTTTACTCACCATCGAAAAATTCATACCAGAGTGTAA